Proteins encoded within one genomic window of Gallus gallus isolate bGalGal1 chromosome 1, bGalGal1.mat.broiler.GRCg7b, whole genome shotgun sequence:
- the EEF1AKMT1 gene encoding EEF1A lysine methyltransferase 1 isoform X1: MDDDDDDIPQLSSHTLAALQEFYLEQQQREGMKTSQGFNQYSVGSIEEDWQLSQFWYSDETASCLANEAIVAAGKGGRIACVSAPSVYQKLREQGGADFSVCILEYDRRFSVYGEEFIFYDYNNPLNLPEHLLPHSFDIVVADPPYLSEECLQKTAETIKYLTKGKILLCTGAIMEEQAAKHLGVKICKFIPKHSRNLANEFRCYVNYASGLD, translated from the exons ATGGATGACGATGATGATGACATTCCCCAGCTTTCATCCCATACATTGGCTGCCCTCCAGGAATTCTatttggaacagcagcagagagagggcATGAAGACCTCCCAAGGGTTTAATCAATATTCTGTTGGCTCAATAGAAGAAGACTGG cAACTGAGCCAGTTCTGGTACAGTGATGAGACTGCATCATGCCTGGCTAATGAAGCAATTGTGGCTGCAGGAAAAGGTGGCAG GATAGCCTGTGTCAGTGCACCGAGTGTGTACCAGAAGCTGAGAGAACAGGGTGGCGCAGATTTTTCCGTGTGTATCCTGGAGTATGACAGAAGGTTTTCTGTGTATGGAGAAGAATTTATCTTCTATGACTACAACAACCCTTTGAACTTACCTGAACATCTCCTGCCGCACAGTTTTGACATCGTAGTAGCAGATCCACCCTATCTGTCCGAGGAGTGTCTTCAAAAGACTGCAGAGACCATCAAATACTTAACCAAAGGAAAGATTCTGCTTTGCACAG GTGCAATCATGGAGGAACAGGCAGCAAAGCATCTTGGTGTGAAGATATGCAAGTTTATTCCAAAACACTCTCGAAATTTAGCTAATGAATTTCGATGTTATGTGAACTATGCTTCTGGACTGGACTGA